A region from the Ptychodera flava strain L36383 chromosome 10, AS_Pfla_20210202, whole genome shotgun sequence genome encodes:
- the LOC139141561 gene encoding uncharacterized protein, with protein MWKYFTRNNTLNYISILPQLMQSYNNTWHRSIKRKRANVNKTNEKEVWDALYSHFEPQTVRFKCDIGDQVRISKAKRMFKKGYLPNWTEEVFTISGRISDRPPLYKLKDYDGEELEGTFYEQELQRVVKKDDDVFRVEKVLKTRKRKGKTEYLVKWYGWPAKFNSWVTDLAKV; from the coding sequence atgtggaaatacttcaccaGAAACAACACCCTGAACTACATCTCCATTCTTCCTCAATTGATGCAATCTTACAACAACACCTGGCACCGCAGCATCAAGAGAAAAcgtgccaatgtgaacaagaccAACGAGAAGGAAGTGTGGGATGCACTGTACAGTCACTTTGAACCCCAAACCGTCAGATTCAAATGTGACATTGGGGATCAAGTACGCATCAGCAAAGCCAAACGTATGTTCAAAAAGGGCTACCTCCCCAATTGGACTGAAGAAGTTTTTACCATATCAGGACGGATCTCTGATCGACCACCCTTGTACAAGTTGAAAGATTACGATGGTGAAGAGTTAGAAGGGACATTCTATGAGCAAGAACTGCAAAGAGTGGTCAAGAAAGACGATGATGTCTTCAGAGTGGAAAAGGTACTCAAGACGAGAAAGAGAAAGGGAAAGACAGAATACTTGGTCAAGTGGTACGGTTGGCCAGCCAAGTTTAACAGTTGGGTGACGGACTTGGCAAAGGTATAA
- the LOC139141559 gene encoding uncharacterized protein F54H12.2-like, whose protein sequence is MLETLLNYCEEAKDTHIGSALFFKDYHLKMDEVDPTKAGGEVNKGLKNRYAFTSGSQVVDMVGAIQWDLYLQTKYLMNGVKLRLKLNRSTNAFSLVSSAENPGFKVVVTEATLLVRKIKLSPSVQLGHAEALKQGPSKYPVHRCVMKVLSIPGNTMSFNKDHIFLGQLPKRVFLGLVDNDAFNGSYKKNPFNFKHYDMTSLVLNVGGKQVPSKPLKLDFTKAGGQSFIMAYYSLFTGQIK, encoded by the coding sequence ATGTTGGAGACCTTGTTGAATTATTGTGAGGAGGCCAAAGACACCCATATCGGTTCAGCCCTATTCTTCAAGGACTATCACTTGAAAATGGATGAAGTGGACCCTACCAAAGCAGGTGGAGAAGTGAACAAGGGACTGAAAAACCGATATGCCTTCACGTCTGGCAGTCAAGTTGTCGATATGGTAGGAGCCATCCAATGGGATCTCTACTTACAGACCAAATATCTAATGAATGGTGTCAAATTACGTCTCAAACTCAATAGAAGTACGAATGCCTTCTCCCTTGTGAGCTCTGCAGAAAATCCAGGCTTTAAAGTTGTAGTCACTGAAGCCACACTACTGGTCAGGAAAATAAAACTCAGTCCGTCGGTACAGCTGGGCCATGCAGAAGCTTTAAAGCAGGGACCATCCAAGTATCCTGTACatcgttgtgtgatgaaggttcTGTCCATTCCCGGAAACACCATGTCGTTCAATAAAGACCACATCTTTCTGGGACAGCTACCTAAACGAGTGTTTTTGGGTCTGGTGGACAACGATGCCTTCAACGGTTCATACAAGAAGAATCCTTTCAACTTCAAACATTACGACATGACGTCGCTGGTCCTAAATGTGGGTGGAAAACAAGTGCCAAGCAAACCTCTGAAACTGGACTTCACCAAAGCTGGCGGCCAATCATTCATCATGGCCTACTATTCCCTGTTTACAGGACAAATAAAATAG